The following DNA comes from Bacteroidota bacterium.
GCTTGAAATCCTTCACCAAAAGTAATTTCGTCTTCTGTAATTATTTCAACATATTTGTCTGAGTAGGTAATTTTTTTTCTTTTGTCCCAAAACAATTGCTCGGTTTTTATTGTATCTCCGCTTGTGTTTACTACTACAACGTTTTCTCGGGCTTGCCAAAGGTCTCTTCTTTCAAGATAAATTGCATAATTTGCTCTCAAACTTGAGCTTTCGTTTTTCCATTTGTCGTAGAAAATAACTTCTATTCCTTCAGGGAATTCAAGATATGGATTAACATTATTATCGTATCTTTTAATTCTTGGAGAAATCATCTTCATTTTCAAAATTGACGAATCAGTGAAAATAATTTCCGAATCTTTAACAGATTGAATTGGCAGGCTGTCTGTATTGGTGAGTAATTTAATTTCTTCAATATCGTTTTCGCAAGAAAAAAGAAATCCGACAAAAATTAATATTATAAAAAATCTAAACTTTTTCAACAATTCTATCAAACTAAATATTGTCATTTTAAAATGACTAAGGAATTTTTTATCAAGCTTCGATTTCTGAACATTTTTGAACTATGCAAAACTTAAAGTTCAGAAAAGCTCAGAATTCATAACTTATTTATTTAAATCTTACTTTTGTAGTTTCGTTTATCCAACAAGTCACAGTGTATTCCTGACCTTCTGTAAATCCATACATAAAAGCATTTTCGTTGTTCGGAAAGTGTTTTGTGTATTCAACAATTTGTTTGTTTGCTTCCTCGGCTACAGACGGATCAACTGCCTTGGCTTTGGCAAACTTATCTACTGCAACCCAATAAACTGCTTTTCGTTCGAATTCGTTTTCTCCACAAGCTTTGGAAGATGAAGCATAAGCATTTCCAATTAAGATATATGGTTTTCCGAAAGTATTGTCGAACTGAATTGATTTGTAGGCATAAGTTCTTGCCAATGGGCTGTTCTGAAATTTGCTGAAGGTGATAACTCCTAATTCATAGTAATACTTTGATTTGGTTTTGTCGTCTTCTTCAAACTCGATTGCTTTTAGATAATAATCGGTTGATTTTGTATAATCTTCTTTTTTCAAAAACAGTTTTGCGAGCATATAGGCAGCTATTGCTGAAGGTTCCAATTCATAGAGTTTTTCCGAAGCTTTTGCAAATAATTCAGTATTACCTCCTCCTTCGGCTTTATCTAAAAGCTTTAGCATTTTTTTCAATAACAAAGTATCGTTGGGTGTTGCTTCAAATTTTGGCGCAAAAAGATTAACCAAAGCATCGGTATCTGCAGCGCCGCATTCCGAAAACAATTTTTCGATATTGTTTTTTACTTTATTCAAATTTTCAATTTTCTTGGCATTCTTTTCATTTTTCAATTGCTCTTCAACAATATCCATTGCAATTGTATAATTCTCAACAACTTGCTCTTTTTCAGCTTTTTTCTTTTTAAATAAGCTAACTATTGTTTGAAAATATGAATTTACAACAACAGCTTCACAATTCATTCCTTCCAGTTCGACTGATTTTGCGAGATATTTGTAAGCTTCTTCTTTAGCTTCTTTATTGTACGAAACCAAACTATATCCTTTTCGTCCAAGAACTTTTCCTTCCTGTCCAAAATATTTTATTCTTTGGTCGTAAATCATCATTAAAGTATCGACATACTTATTTTTGATTTCTTTATTCGCCTTTTCTTTTTTGATATAGTCCTTGAAAATTTTAACTCCATTCAAATAAATATTTTTACTTGATTTTGGGCATTCCTTAAAAACAACTCTCCAAGGCGTAATGGCATCTTCATAGTTCTTTTGTTTTACAAACTCGCTGTACAACGATGAATTTCTAACACAATTGATACTATCATTCCCATACTTAGGTAAATCTTCATTTTCTTGTGCAAATAGTGTACTTAAACACAAAACCAAAAATACTAATAAATGTATTTTTAAACTATCTTTTCTCATTTTCAAAATAATTAATCAAATTTTCTTTTTACAAACCAAATATCGTGCAAAGATAAGTTTAAACTAACAATTGCATAATTTTCTTTAATTAGATTAAAATCGGTAGTTCCTCTTTGCCCTACTTTAACAGCAATATTTATTGCCGAATTTGTATATCTAATGGGTAAGCCGAAACCGAGGCTTATTCCTATATCGTTCAATTGTTCGTATCCAAACATCTCACTGTTTATATCTTTGGTAGGGATATTCAAATAGGTGTTTGAATAATGTGCACCAATTCTATAATTAACTCTTTTAAAATAATTTGTTATAGACCTTTTGTTTGGAACGTATTGAAATCCTACAGAAAAATTATTGCTATTCTCTAAGTTATCGCTTTCGCCGAGGAATGTACTTTCCGACCAATTTTGAGTAGAGTAATCTGCACCAAATAAAACTTTTTCTCCTTTAATAGAAAATCCGATCCCAAAATTTGTTGGTAAAACAATTTCATCTGCTTCGCCAGACAAATTTACTATTGTATCGCTACCATAATAAGGACTAAGTTTCAAATCCAAAACATTTTTTGTAACTGAGATATTCGATTTATTGCTAAAAACTAATCCGAATGTGTAATCAAATTTATCATTGTAATTATTTGAATATTGTAGTCCAAAATCAAAATAAAAGTCACTAATATTTACTTTATTGCTATTTTCAATGCTCCAAACAGTATTGTCTTCAAAACTAAGAATACTTTCTTGTTCAATAAATCCGAACAAATATGTAGCATTAAAACCAACAGAAAGGTGTTTTTTTATTAGAAAAGAATTCCCAAAATAGAATTGCTTGATACCTCCATTTCCTTTATAATAATTATCGATTGTTCCAAAACCGTATGTATTACTTGTGTCAGAAGTTCTAATATTATAGCCAACATCAGAAAATGGAAGCAATCCAAAACTCGAATACCACCAATCTGTTACTGGAAATCCGATTGACAAATAATTATAATTCATATCATTATTAGTTTGACTCGATTCTACGGTTTCAGAAAAAGTTGATCGATAATAGAGGCCTGCTTCAAAAATAAATGATAATGTATCAAATGATGAATATGATGCCGGATTAGAACAATTTATATGATTCGAAGAACGTAAACCATAAGCCAATCCTCCCATTGCTTGATTTTGTCCAAAACCTCGTTGGGTAATATAGCCAATTCCGTATCGTGTATATGGAGAACTAATTTGGCTTTGAGTATAGCCACGATTGTTCGAAATAATCAGTATTATAAGCGAAACCAATATTTTAAGAACTACGATTTTATTTTTCATATATTTTGTATTTCTATTTGAAGCAAAGAACTAATTGAAATAAATTATATTGCATATTTATATTTATTGCCTTGAAAATATACCTAAATCATTGATAATCTATAATTTTATTTAATCCAATTAATACTAAATTTGATTCTGCAAATATTGGATTTTTTAGTTTCCTTTCAAAGAAAAAAGAATCGCCACCTGTAAAAATTACTTTCAAATCTGAGTATTTCATTTTCAATTCATGAATATAAGTATCAATTTCGAAAATCATTCCGTTTTGTACGCCTGAAATAATTGCCTGACTTGTTGAATTTCCGATAAGTTGAAACTCGTCGAG
Coding sequences within:
- the lptC gene encoding LPS export ABC transporter periplasmic protein LptC: MTIFSLIELLKKFRFFIILIFVGFLFSCENDIEEIKLLTNTDSLPIQSVKDSEIIFTDSSILKMKMISPRIKRYDNNVNPYLEFPEGIEVIFYDKWKNESSSLRANYAIYLERRDLWQARENVVVVNTSGDTIKTEQLFWDKRKKITYSDKYVEIITEDEITFGEGFQADQNFDYWTIRKTKSIINLKE
- a CDS encoding tetratricopeptide repeat protein; translated protein: MRKDSLKIHLLVFLVLCLSTLFAQENEDLPKYGNDSINCVRNSSLYSEFVKQKNYEDAITPWRVVFKECPKSSKNIYLNGVKIFKDYIKKEKANKEIKNKYVDTLMMIYDQRIKYFGQEGKVLGRKGYSLVSYNKEAKEEAYKYLAKSVELEGMNCEAVVVNSYFQTIVSLFKKKKAEKEQVVENYTIAMDIVEEQLKNEKNAKKIENLNKVKNNIEKLFSECGAADTDALVNLFAPKFEATPNDTLLLKKMLKLLDKAEGGGNTELFAKASEKLYELEPSAIAAYMLAKLFLKKEDYTKSTDYYLKAIEFEEDDKTKSKYYYELGVITFSKFQNSPLARTYAYKSIQFDNTFGKPYILIGNAYASSSKACGENEFERKAVYWVAVDKFAKAKAVDPSVAEEANKQIVEYTKHFPNNENAFMYGFTEGQEYTVTCWINETTKVRFK